A genomic segment from Nematostella vectensis chromosome 6, jaNemVect1.1, whole genome shotgun sequence encodes:
- the LOC5521575 gene encoding homeobox protein not2: protein MQAFGGHYSCPCFSCSSPYCTGIRGTLQTSSLSLNRGSASSSGLSSSFTISSILSRSDDAKPSASETRATSPVKTESAISIGAYHPSHFALERFHPYHRAFSAFSRTSACGSSTKDGEIVVSGLHDDNKPWNFKQGKPKRIRTIFTPEQLERLEKEFERQQYMVGAERHYLAASLNLTETQVKVWFQNRRIKWRKQKLDRQSSTS from the exons atgCAGGCCTTCGGGGGACATTACTCTTGTCCGTGTTTCAGCTGCAGTTCTCCTTACTGTACAGGAATCAGAGGAACTCTCCAAACCTCTTCACTGTCTTTAAACCGTGGCTCTGCAAGTTCTAGCGGCTTAAGTTCGTCTTTCACCATTTCGTCAATTCTTTCACGTTCTGATGATGCGAAACCAAGCGCAAGTGAAACAAGAGCGACATCTCCTGTTAAAACTGAAAGTGCCATTTCCATTGGAGCTTACCACCCGTCGCATTTCGCCTTAGAGAGATTTCATCCTTATCACCGAGCATTCAGTGCCTTTTCTCGAACAAGTGCATGTGGAAGTTCCACGAAAG ATGGGGAAATAGTGGTTTCAGGCCTGCATGATGACAACAAACCGTGGAATTTCAAGCAAGGGAAACCGAAGAGAATAAGAACAATTTTCACGCCAGAGCAATTAGAGAGACTCGAAAAAGAGTTCGAAAGACAGCAGTACATGGTCGGGGCAGAACGACACTATCTTGCCGCCTCGTTGAATCTGACGGAAACACAAGTGAAAGTGTGGTTCCAAAATCGTCGAATCAAGTGGAGGAAACAAAAGCTTGATCGTCAGAGCTCTACTAGCTGA